The following coding sequences are from one Streptomyces dengpaensis window:
- a CDS encoding thiolase domain-containing protein has protein sequence MSKEPVAVVGIGQTKHVSARRDVSIAGMVREAARRALDDAELTWADIDAVVIGKAPDFFEGVMMPELYLADALGAVGKPMLRVHTAGSVGGSTALVATNLIAGRVHGTVLTLAYEKQSESNAMWGLSLPIPFQQPLVAGAGGFFAPHVRAYMRRTGAPDTVGSLVAYKDRRNALKNPYAHLHEHDITLEKVQASPMLWDPIRYSETCPSSDGACAMILTDRAGAARSPRPPAWMHGGAMRSEPTLFAGKDFVSPQAGKDCAADVYRQAGIADPRRDIDAVEMYVPFSWYEPMWLENLGFAEEGEGWKLTESGVTELDGDLPVSMSGGVLSTNPIGASGMIRFAEAALQVRGQAGEHQVDGARRVLGHAYGGGSQFFSMWLVGSAPPAS, from the coding sequence ATGAGCAAGGAGCCCGTGGCCGTCGTAGGCATCGGCCAGACCAAGCACGTGTCGGCCCGACGGGACGTGTCCATCGCGGGAATGGTCCGCGAGGCGGCACGGCGGGCCCTGGACGACGCCGAGTTGACGTGGGCCGACATCGACGCCGTCGTCATCGGCAAGGCGCCCGACTTCTTCGAGGGCGTCATGATGCCGGAGCTGTACCTCGCCGACGCGCTGGGCGCGGTCGGCAAGCCGATGCTGCGGGTGCACACGGCGGGCTCCGTCGGCGGATCGACGGCGCTCGTCGCCACGAACCTCATCGCGGGACGCGTCCACGGCACGGTCCTGACCCTGGCCTACGAGAAGCAGTCCGAGTCGAACGCCATGTGGGGCCTGTCGCTGCCCATCCCCTTCCAGCAGCCGCTGGTGGCCGGAGCCGGCGGCTTCTTCGCGCCGCACGTGCGCGCGTACATGCGGCGCACCGGCGCGCCGGACACCGTCGGCTCGCTCGTCGCGTACAAGGACCGCCGCAACGCGCTGAAGAACCCGTACGCGCATCTCCACGAGCACGACATCACCCTGGAGAAGGTCCAGGCCTCGCCCATGCTGTGGGACCCGATCCGCTACTCGGAGACCTGCCCGTCCTCCGACGGGGCGTGCGCGATGATCCTCACCGACCGTGCGGGGGCGGCCCGTTCACCGCGGCCGCCGGCCTGGATGCACGGCGGCGCGATGCGCAGTGAGCCGACTCTCTTCGCGGGCAAGGACTTCGTGTCGCCGCAGGCGGGCAAGGACTGCGCGGCCGACGTGTACCGGCAGGCGGGCATCGCGGACCCACGCCGTGACATCGACGCCGTCGAGATGTACGTGCCGTTCTCCTGGTACGAGCCGATGTGGCTGGAGAACCTCGGATTCGCCGAGGAGGGTGAGGGCTGGAAGCTCACCGAGTCCGGGGTGACGGAGCTGGACGGGGACCTGCCCGTCAGCATGTCGGGCGGGGTCCTCTCCACCAATCCGATCGGTGCCTCCGGCATGATCCGCTTCGCCGAAGCGGCACTTCAGGTGCGCGGGCAGGCCGGAGAGCACCAGGTCGACGGGGCTCGCAGGGTGCTGGGGCACGCCTATGGCGGCGGATCCCAGTTCTTCTCGATGTGGCTCGTCGGGTCGGCGCCGCCGGCCTCCTGA
- a CDS encoding DUF397 domain-containing protein gives MAESTIEQHPLAGWDKPELDLSNAEWQSSSRGRGDVQIAFVEGFIAMRNSGRPESPSLIFTPAEWGAFVSGAREGEFDLT, from the coding sequence GTGGCCGAAAGCACCATCGAGCAGCACCCGCTCGCGGGCTGGGACAAGCCGGAGCTGGACCTCAGCAACGCCGAGTGGCAGTCCAGCAGCCGAGGGCGGGGAGACGTCCAGATCGCCTTTGTCGAGGGCTTTATCGCGATGCGCAACAGTGGCCGGCCCGAGAGCCCTTCCCTGATCTTCACACCCGCGGAGTGGGGTGCGTTCGTGTCGGGGGCGCGGGAGGGCGAGTTCGACCTGACCTGA
- a CDS encoding glycosyltransferase family 4 protein, whose product MLPRRVVFLASEYPPHVYGGLGTVIAALSRTLAQRSVAVELFVPQQPGYAAAPPGVRLHEIAVEEATSNEEYWQNFCRQAVVRAKEGLAEDIDLVHCHDWMTAPAGIGFRDVLGVPLVFSVHLPQAPGPYRRMEDLGLVQADAVIVNSQAVADEVGERPVGIAPLAILPNGVDTTAYHPAVRPPSREPYVLFVGRLVPQKGVDVLLRAFGAVLRRIPRARLLVVGDGEQRLYLERMARALGLMPQVVFLGWQTGPELVHLYQQAEVLAVPSVYEPFGLVALEGLACGRPVVASRTGGLADIVTDGTDGWLVDPADHLQLAQRLAWLLLDRRLAEGFGSAAVARAAQFAWEAVTARTQRLYADVIDGRRSDGS is encoded by the coding sequence GTGCTGCCGCGCCGAGTGGTGTTCCTCGCCTCGGAATACCCCCCTCATGTCTACGGCGGTCTGGGCACCGTCATCGCCGCCCTGAGCCGGACGCTGGCCCAGCGGTCGGTCGCTGTCGAACTGTTCGTGCCGCAGCAGCCCGGCTACGCGGCCGCCCCGCCGGGCGTTCGGCTGCACGAGATCGCCGTAGAGGAGGCCACCAGCAACGAGGAGTACTGGCAGAACTTCTGCCGACAGGCCGTGGTGCGCGCCAAAGAGGGCCTGGCCGAGGACATCGACCTCGTCCACTGCCACGACTGGATGACGGCCCCCGCGGGCATCGGCTTCCGCGATGTGCTGGGTGTGCCGCTCGTGTTCAGCGTGCACCTCCCCCAGGCACCGGGACCCTACCGGCGGATGGAGGACCTCGGCCTGGTCCAGGCGGACGCGGTCATCGTCAACAGCCAGGCGGTGGCCGACGAGGTCGGCGAACGGCCCGTCGGCATCGCCCCTTTGGCGATCCTCCCCAACGGCGTGGACACGACGGCCTACCACCCGGCCGTGCGGCCTCCCTCCCGGGAGCCCTACGTACTCTTCGTGGGTCGCCTGGTGCCCCAGAAGGGGGTTGACGTCCTGCTCCGGGCCTTCGGTGCCGTACTGCGCAGGATTCCTCGCGCACGCCTCCTGGTCGTCGGGGACGGCGAGCAGCGGCTCTACCTGGAGCGGATGGCCCGCGCTCTGGGGCTGATGCCGCAGGTGGTCTTCCTGGGCTGGCAGACCGGCCCGGAGCTGGTCCACCTCTACCAGCAGGCCGAAGTACTCGCGGTTCCCAGTGTCTACGAACCCTTCGGGCTGGTCGCGTTGGAGGGGCTGGCCTGTGGCCGACCGGTGGTGGCCTCGCGCACCGGCGGGCTGGCCGACATCGTGACCGACGGCACGGACGGCTGGCTCGTCGACCCGGCCGACCATCTGCAACTGGCCCAACGGCTCGCCTGGCTCCTGCTGGACCGACGCCTGGCCGAGGGATTCGGCAGCGCGGCGGTCGCCCGGGCCGCACAATTCGCCTGGGAAGCGGTCACCGCCCGCACCCAACGGCTCTACGCGGACGTCATCGACGGAAGGCGGAGCGATGGAAGCTGA
- a CDS encoding CU044_2847 family protein, with protein sequence MATKLIRLADGTLVEVEVPTAQARRISGGVTDNVNSRLDQIDSLLVSVCKPLLSAWRALGEEVSIEQAQVEVGLSFEGEGNIFITKAKAGANLTVTLTITRREGR encoded by the coding sequence ATGGCGACCAAGCTCATCCGGCTGGCCGACGGCACCCTTGTGGAGGTCGAGGTGCCCACCGCGCAGGCCCGCCGGATCTCGGGGGGAGTGACGGACAACGTCAACTCCCGTCTCGATCAGATCGATTCCCTGCTGGTCAGCGTGTGCAAGCCGCTGCTCAGCGCTTGGCGGGCCCTGGGCGAAGAGGTCTCCATCGAGCAGGCCCAGGTGGAGGTCGGGCTCAGTTTCGAGGGCGAGGGGAACATCTTCATCACCAAGGCGAAGGCGGGCGCGAATCTGACCGTGACGCTGACCATCACCAGGCGGGAGGGCCGGTGA
- a CDS encoding thiolase domain-containing protein: protein MTREIAVIAFAQTDHRRTTEDVSEVEMLMPVLHDVLEQTGLKTADIDFTCSGSSDYLAGRAFSFTMALDGVGAWPPISESHVEMDGAWALYEAWTKLLTGDADTALVYGYGKSSPGSVRDVLTRQLDPYYVAPLWPDSVALAALQAQALIDAGETDEPALAAVAARSRASAAANSRAQLRGSVPQGDYVVRPLRTGDCPPVGDGAAAVILAAGERARELCERPAWIRGIDHRIEAHGLGVRDLTDSPSTRLAAERAGAFERPVDTAELHAPFTSQEVVLRKALRLDGSVNVNPSGGALAAHPLMAAGLIRIGEAAARIHRGASDRALAHATSGPCLQQNLVAVLEGDAR from the coding sequence GTGACGCGTGAGATCGCTGTAATCGCCTTCGCCCAGACCGACCACCGGCGCACCACGGAGGACGTCTCCGAGGTGGAGATGCTCATGCCGGTCCTGCACGACGTCCTCGAACAGACCGGCCTGAAGACCGCGGACATCGACTTCACCTGCTCCGGCTCCAGCGACTACCTCGCGGGCCGTGCCTTCTCCTTCACGATGGCGCTCGACGGGGTGGGCGCCTGGCCGCCGATCTCCGAGTCGCATGTCGAGATGGACGGCGCGTGGGCGCTGTACGAGGCGTGGACGAAGCTGCTGACCGGGGACGCCGACACCGCGCTCGTGTACGGGTACGGCAAGTCGTCGCCCGGTTCCGTACGGGACGTCCTGACCCGGCAGCTCGACCCCTACTACGTGGCGCCCCTGTGGCCGGACTCCGTCGCGCTCGCCGCGCTCCAGGCACAGGCGCTCATCGACGCCGGCGAGACCGACGAACCCGCGCTCGCCGCGGTAGCCGCCCGCAGTCGCGCCTCCGCGGCCGCCAACTCCCGCGCCCAGCTGAGGGGTTCGGTGCCGCAGGGCGACTACGTCGTACGTCCCCTGCGCACCGGCGACTGCCCGCCCGTCGGCGACGGTGCCGCCGCCGTGATCCTCGCGGCCGGGGAGCGGGCCCGTGAGCTGTGCGAACGGCCCGCGTGGATCCGGGGCATCGACCACCGCATCGAGGCGCACGGCCTCGGCGTCCGCGACCTGACCGACTCGCCGTCCACCCGGCTGGCCGCGGAGCGGGCGGGTGCCTTCGAACGGCCCGTCGACACCGCCGAGTTGCACGCCCCCTTCACCTCCCAGGAGGTGGTCCTGCGCAAGGCGCTGCGGCTCGACGGCAGTGTGAACGTCAACCCCTCCGGGGGCGCGCTCGCCGCGCATCCGTTGATGGCGGCCGGGCTGATCCGCATCGGTGAGGCCGCCGCGCGCATCCATCGTGGCGCATCCGACCGGGCGCTCGCCCACGCCACGTCAGGCCCCTGCCTCCAGCAGAACCTGGTCGCCGTACTCGAAGGGGACGCCCGATGA
- a CDS encoding SUMF1/EgtB/PvdO family nonheme iron enzyme — protein sequence MMPQRSPDIDDAVLRVSSALPSNTSFGTAYVVDLEESTGIARLVTCAHVVRDVGGEHQLLVGDQPADVVKCGSPDGPDDLAVLQAVVAPGTRVLRVGSGAKSGRACRIVGYSELYGLAGAYRIQEFRGKLGAITSMELMGRRAGSWELELDEELPDGFSGSPVLDALTDEVIGTAAIALPGRTSGLAVTVQELARLWPDVKTITAAPYWHRGMEFIHVPGGEFPMGTTDRRARDLAEGRYRTEFMDETPRSVVHVNGCYVARFPVTYEQYARYLDDTGADVPYRGDSLSLPYSWDRADRRPPDGLRTHPVVLVSWRDALRYCQWLGARLPTEAEWEKAARGPHGLTWPWGQDWDPARCNTSESARGSSTAVELFSPSGDSPYGVSGMAGNVWEWCSSSYDPYPYDALDGREDPAGVGRRVVRGGAWPQDRHIARCATRHGVGQDNFGFTIGFRVVLSRLPGW from the coding sequence ATGATGCCGCAGCGGTCGCCGGACATCGATGACGCCGTTCTGAGAGTCTCCAGCGCCCTGCCGAGCAACACGAGTTTCGGCACGGCGTATGTCGTGGACCTTGAGGAGTCCACCGGTATCGCACGGCTGGTGACCTGCGCGCACGTCGTGAGGGATGTGGGAGGGGAGCACCAGCTGCTGGTGGGTGACCAGCCCGCCGATGTGGTCAAGTGCGGTTCCCCGGACGGTCCCGACGACCTGGCGGTGCTCCAGGCCGTGGTCGCGCCGGGCACCCGAGTGCTGCGGGTCGGGTCCGGAGCCAAGTCGGGGCGCGCGTGCAGAATCGTGGGCTACTCCGAGCTGTACGGGCTGGCAGGTGCGTACCGCATCCAGGAGTTTCGCGGAAAACTCGGGGCCATCACATCGATGGAGCTGATGGGCCGCCGGGCGGGATCCTGGGAACTGGAGCTCGACGAGGAACTGCCGGACGGCTTCAGCGGATCCCCCGTACTCGACGCGCTCACGGACGAGGTCATCGGGACGGCCGCCATCGCGCTGCCCGGCAGGACGAGCGGGCTCGCCGTCACGGTCCAGGAACTCGCACGGCTCTGGCCGGACGTGAAGACCATCACGGCGGCCCCGTACTGGCATCGGGGGATGGAGTTCATCCACGTGCCGGGCGGTGAGTTCCCCATGGGCACCACGGATCGGCGGGCCCGTGACCTCGCGGAAGGGCGGTACCGGACCGAGTTCATGGACGAGACACCGCGCAGCGTCGTGCACGTCAACGGGTGCTACGTCGCCAGGTTCCCCGTCACATACGAGCAGTACGCCCGCTATCTCGACGACACCGGAGCCGACGTACCCTACCGCGGCGACTCCCTGTCCCTGCCGTACTCGTGGGACCGCGCCGACCGACGCCCTCCGGACGGACTGCGGACGCACCCCGTCGTTCTCGTCTCGTGGCGCGACGCCCTCCGCTACTGCCAGTGGCTCGGGGCGCGGCTGCCGACCGAGGCCGAATGGGAGAAGGCCGCACGCGGCCCCCACGGCCTCACCTGGCCGTGGGGGCAGGACTGGGACCCGGCCCGCTGCAACACCAGTGAGAGCGCACGGGGTTCGTCGACCGCCGTCGAACTGTTCTCCCCGTCCGGCGACAGCCCCTACGGCGTCTCCGGCATGGCAGGCAACGTATGGGAATGGTGCAGCAGCAGCTACGACCCCTACCCCTACGACGCCCTCGACGGCAGGGAGGACCCCGCCGGCGTCGGCCGCCGGGTGGTCAGAGGAGGCGCCTGGCCGCAGGACCGGCACATCGCCCGCTGCGCCACACGCCACGGCGTCGGCCAGGACAACTTCGGATTCACCATCGGATTCCGGGTCGTCCTGTCCCGGCTGCCGGGATGGTGA